Part of the Coccinella septempunctata chromosome 3, icCocSept1.1, whole genome shotgun sequence genome is shown below.
CGTGACGATCGCTGTCAATATTTTATACACTGCAGGGAGGCATGTTATTGGGCGAtaattttcaggattttttggaTCTCCACCCTTCAGAATCAAATATGTTTGGCCCTGAGTGAAGTACCTTGGGAGGAGATTGGGGTCTGAAAGGGATCTTTTAAGCAGTATCGACAATATCTCGTGGACACTGGTGAAATGTTTCCACCAATAGTTGTGCAAATTATCGCATCCTGGAGTTGCCCAGTTATTAGAACCCTTCAGTACGTCTGCTATATCAGACCCCTCGATGTTAATTTCTTCCATTTGAGTTGTTGGGATCCTGGATTCAGCTTCTTGTATCCAAGGCATATTTCGATCATATGTGGTCTTTTTAGACTAAACTTCACCCCAGTATTCCTCAGCTGCCCCAAGCTCAAGTCGATCACCCCCCTCGGTACTTCCCTGTTCAAGGTCcctgaaaaactttttttggttTTGAAAGAACAACTTATTATTTTTGTGTCTTGTGACTCTCTCATTGTACCGTCTTATGCGACTACCTAATGCTCTGATCTTTTGTTTCAGATTATCACAGAGCACCAAGATTTTTTCCTTGAACTCCGGATCTCTCCGTTTTATCCTATATTCGGAGGCCGTTTTCCTGGTAGCTTTGATCACCTTGTTCGATGGATTTGGTGAATGAAGGTAAGTATGGAGTTTTCCTATTTTTCTTCTTATCAAAACGATCTTCTGTTCCAGGCGTCTCTTCCAAGGAGGGGGGCCATTCAGTCTCTGAGCCgcgttttcattaatttttctccCATGAAATTCACAGATCGTAACAGCTCCGGCATATACAACATCAACCAGTTCAGTAAGCGTGTCAACTTCTCCGAGATGTCCAGGAATCACCGAGTTCAAAGATTTCATCGTTTCCAAGATCAGCTTTGAGTGCTGCAACCGTGGTATCTTCGGTCTACTTTCAGGATTCATACCAGAAAATTTCATGAGGTTCTCGAGGAACTGTTGTTCGATCGTCTCAGCCTGCTCACTCCTCACATAAAGTCCGCTTTGTCTCATCCTCAGCGATGATCTACGCCGGTTGGTTTCCTCAGCTATCGAGTTCTGTTCTTCTGGTATTTCGAGTGGATAGCAACTAGTTTTGATGTTTTCCAACTCGGCTCGGGACAGTTTTTCTCCCGCAGCATCCATCTCACCCTATTAGATAACAGTTGAGCATATGAGGGTCTGCTCGGACACATTTCCTCCCAGGTTTCAAGCAAGATCTGTCTGTATGTTCTAGCTGAACGTTCAGTTAGGTCAAGAGCAATATAATGTGCACGCATCAAAATACAGTTCTCTTCATATGTCCAGCGTGTACGCCGATCTCGTATCCTACTCGTAACGGGGTGAGCGTTTTGCTCGCCCAAGTTTTCCGAGTTCACTCTTTGCAGAGTAACGTGATTTGGCCTTGCGGTGCCGTCTCGGGGGGGTGCGCCGCTCGCTCCACACCTAACCCCAACAGGTCGAACATCTGGACGGCTCCGAGAGGGGTCGACCTGAGACCCCTCACCGCCCTGAGTTTTACTTCTTGTGATGGGAGCTAATTGATTCACACTCACTGAGGCTGCTAACCCCAGCTGAGCTATGGAGACTCGGGTTCGCGGGGGCGTCACTCCCCGATAGCTTTGCAACTACCCtgcgatatatatatatatatatatatatatatatatatatatatatatatatatatatatatatatatgaacccgtagttcgttgttacctccgttaagttcattgggcgacctgacctccgggtgaaggagttttttaattggaataatttttgcttatatatgtagagggaaaggtaaataacaggggtacctaaagaggggaaaagattttcattgaaaaatttttctttaaacgaatcagaccttactacctccgcatatatttcttattagtagtgcgctctcacctcccgcaacgttgccagatttcaggaggacagaaagtagggcagcttgaattctactcatatacagaatacagctgctcttccgattcattcacacatactgaaacctgtaaatagttcgagaacgatactgatattaataaacttcatacgctaataattgattgataaggattcggagtaaatgaatttggacagaaattattatcttttcttcatgaatatcaacagttttgaataagtatgctatgtctacgatacttcgtccgataggggagtttaataccgtataggtcctaaaatgaatgatacatgacaatgaaatttttcgttacatatgagattaattccaaagacaattttaccgaatttgttctggtatgaaatagttatctaaatttaaatgattgaaatgtttttcccgaatgaatcaacaaagatatacgttttactttcagcttctatacttcattcactttcattttagcacaggattggccatggaaattgaatacctttcactctgtatggtacgaaaatgttgggttaagacgcttgtcaaaacatttttgagttttaaataaatgctacgtagtccgttctacgtgagactctcagtaattacgtatttcatcacaatgtcaaatcacttcggaaaatattgcgtcgaaaatatgtaacgaacataattgacatttatacaaactgattgaagacataccaaatctatttatttacatggaaaatagaagtaatcagtagcttgaggagagttactgttgtttattttctttggctgaaggctgaagacgttacatcagttgtagaattcaaaaaaatcaacccgaggatgaaatgcatttgatgcagtgttagcattgaattgaatactcataggtggtagggactgggtatctcttgaagaaatgaacggataattacgagaatgttgaattcctcaacaaaaatcatcttgcgtgaatggtagtcaaaataattgaaagaagtttgaagcaacaggagcttcaccttcaaacaaaacaactgcctagtattcatgtctgtttattttcagtacattgatataataataataattatacagggtgtggcgtaatgaatggataatatggagcctgcgggtagagtactctatgggggttcaaataaatatattttacgtttggcaaaagtgccttggttttcgagatattggggattttcgatgaatcaccccaaataataataataactggatattgacatttttcatcatagcggttcaaaagaaactccttgatttaatggcatttcttaattgctcgaggagtcttttgaaatttttcagtacacagggtgtttcacaagtaaacggacaaacgaaaaccgtgaatagagggcattgagctcagttaaaaaacacctcatatgtgtgtcttaggcattccgtttccgatatagagaggagtttattcaaatttccctaatttttgttcggccataactccaaatattttagttggattcggctaaaaattcattatccgcttaaacttctaagtttcaataaaacagaacattaaaagttgacgaacacaggaccggactcattgaggatatattcaaatataaactcatgcaaaacactctgtttgtagtttttctcgtcataattttgaatttttcaggtatcttcattgattttctcaaaatcaatgaaactttggtatgccttttcagattttttctaatgaataattgtttgatcgtgaaatgtctggaaaaaacagcgctgcatattgacttttacttcacattaattaatgggatgaatatgatcgccaatcaactgaggaaatctaaaaatggaattggaaatgttcaactgaattttttcgttctcaatatatgtcttgcatttgtttttgatatttatagcatatctggttattcagataagtgattaacagtgataataagctttattattgataataaacaaaaatagaaaaaactaccctatcatgatcatgaaaataataattataattcgatatcttccgaatgaatcgctttttatggacaacgtggaactgaagtaattttccgaactgattttcacctcatttggtcttttagtgaaggtaatgattggcacttcgaataagtgtgataaatgcactttcgaattctttactgattccgttatagtcattattggatctatggaaatctatggattgttctggtcttattacaatttgttattgaaacattgatgatattcatgcaccagcaaaagtatttatcagtatttcaggtcattttattagaagggtaggaccacaa
Proteins encoded:
- the LOC123310267 gene encoding uncharacterized protein LOC123310267, whose product is MDAAGEKLSRAELENIKTSCYPLEIPEEQNSIAEETNRRRSSLRMRQSGLYVRSEQAETIEQQFLENLMKFSGMNPESRPKIPRLQHSKLILETMKSLNSVIPGHLGEVDTLTELVDVVYAGAVTICEFHGRKINENAAQRLNGPPPWKRRLEQKIVLIRRKIGKLHTYLHSPNPSNKVIKATRKTASEYRIKRRDPEFKEKILVLCDNLKQKIRALGSRIRRYNERVTRHKNNKLFFQNQKKFFRDLEQGSTEGGDRLELGAAEEYWGEV